A window of Variovorax sp. HW608 genomic DNA:
CTCGACGCCGATGGGGCGGTCGTCACCGGGGTCGAGCTGGCGGAGCTCTCGGATGAAGCGCTCGCGGCGCGCCTGGCCGAAACGCACATCTTCTCCCGCGTCCAGCCCGACCAGAAGCTGAGGCTGGTGCGCGCCTTCGACGCCCGGGGCGACGTGGTGGCCATGACGGGCGACGGCGTGAACGATGCCCCGGCGCTGAAGGCGGCCCACATCGGGGTGGCGATGGGCGCGCGCGGCACCGAGGTGGCCCGCGAGGCGGCCGCGCTGGTCCTCCTGAATGACGACTTCGCCTCGCTGGTGACCGCGGTGCGCTACGGGCGCCGGGTGTTCGCGAACCTGCGCAAGGCGCTCGTGTTCGTGGTGGCCGCGCATGTGCCGATCGTCGGCCTGTCGATCGCGCCGCTGCTGCTGGGCTGGCCGCTGCTGCTGATGCCGGTGCACATCCTGTTCCTGCAGCTCATCATCGATCCGGCCTGCTCGGTGGTGTTCGAGGCCCAGCCGCTGGAGCCCGATGCCATGAAGAGGCCGCCGCGCCGCGCGGACCAGCGCCTGTTCGACCAGGCGGTGCTGGTCCGCGGGCTTTGGCAAGGTGCCGGCCTGCTCGCGCTGCTGGTCGCCCTGTATGTCGGCGTCCGACTTCTGGCCCCGGAGGGCGAGCGCGACGACCTGGCGCGGACCTTGACCTTCGTGGTCCTGGTCCTGTCCAACTTGGCGTTGATCCAGGCCAACCGTTCCTGGGGCCGCGGTGTCGCGCGGGTCGACGGCGAGTCCGGCAGGGAGTTTCGCTGGATCGTGCTGGCCACGATCGCCTTGCTGGGTGTGGTGCTCGCGGTGCCGGCGCTCGGACGGCTGTTCTCGTTCGTGCAGCCTTCGCCGATCTTGCTGCTCGCGGCGCTGGGCGGGTCGGCCTTGAGCTGGATGTGGTTCGAAGGCGTCAAGTGGGGATTGAGGGGGCGCCCCGTGCGTTAAGAAAACGCTAAGAGCCCGGCGACACGATGCCCATCGAGGAGTCGCCATGAGCTTTTTGAAACCGTTCTCGAAACCCCATCGTTCGCGCGTCGTCGCGGCCTGTCTGGCCGCCGCGGCCATGGTCCCCGTCGCAGGCGCCGCCACCCCCGCCGATCTGCTCGCCGGCTACGGCGAGCAGGCAGGCGCTGCGCCGAACCCGGATCGCGGCCAGTCGTTGTTCAACAGCCGCCATGGGCGCGAGTGGAGTTGCGCCGCCTGCCATGGCGCCGTGCCCACCGCACCGGGCCGGCATGCGGCCACCGGCAAGCCGATCGCCGCGCTCGCGCCTGCTTTCAATCCCGAGCGATTCACCGACGCTGCCAGGGCCGACAAATGGTTTCGCCGCAACTGCAACGACGTCATGGGGCGCGAATGCACGGCAGCGGAAAAGGCCGATGTGCTCGGCTGGCTGATGACGCTGAAGCCATGAGTGCCCGTCGACTTGG
This region includes:
- a CDS encoding DUF1924 domain-containing protein: MSFLKPFSKPHRSRVVAACLAAAAMVPVAGAATPADLLAGYGEQAGAAPNPDRGQSLFNSRHGREWSCAACHGAVPTAPGRHAATGKPIAALAPAFNPERFTDAARADKWFRRNCNDVMGRECTAAEKADVLGWLMTLKP